Part of the Lolium rigidum isolate FL_2022 chromosome 6, APGP_CSIRO_Lrig_0.1, whole genome shotgun sequence genome, ATATAGATAGGGTGGAAAAAAGAAGCACGATTTAGCAGCGTCAAGCAAGGCTACTTTGGATTCCTAAATACAAAGGACTGGCGACGAGGATGTTGTCACTGATCACACTACATTTGCACGGACAGAAAACAAACATCACGGGCGGCGCACTCAAACTCCAGCCACGGAGAGCATTGATAGGAGGAACCACACGCACAATAGACGAAAGTAAAACTAGAGGAATGGAGAAGCCCGGGGACGCAATATATGTGAAATTTCCAACAGATATGACATGTTCACTCTATGGTTTGTGATGTCCTAAAAGGAGCACTTCCAAGACCATCTATGTTCCCAATGCCTTGGGGATCAAACACCCCCAATGCCTTGGGGGATCAAACATTAGTTTGTGAAGCTGGAAAGCAAATGATATAATGGGAACACATTCTCGGAAAGCTGAGTGCAACCAAACAACCAAAAACAGAGATAGATAATTGACAATTTCATTTCAACACTGCAATTGATTAAACGATAAATAGGATGTTCAACACAACCATGAGGACACGCAACGCAGATAATCGAACATGTTCCAACATAACAATAAGGACGCGCAACATAGATAGACCAACAGGTTCCATTTCACGGACACAAACTAAACGACCACACGAGACTCACGATAAGTTGATAAGCTGAAGCTAAATGCACAGGCAGCCGACCTCCTAGATGTTGCTGTTCATGCCCTTCAGCGGCGGGAGCGCTGGTTGGCCTGGCTGACGGTGATGTTACGGCCGCCCAGCTCCTGTCCGTTCATGTCCTTGATGGCGCTATTCATCGACTTGCTGTCGTCGAAGGTGACGAAGCCGAACCCGCGGGATCTGCCCGTCTCCCTGTCGACGATGACCTGGTAAAAAGTTCATAGCAAATACAGCACACTTAGACACGTGGAAATTTCACAGATAATTAGTGAACTGGAAATATCGTTATCCTAACAAACACGAGAAACATGCGTGCTACAAACCACTCTCAAGTGGAACTATACATATCTTGTTTTTAATCAAGTGGAACAAGCTTAGACCATCCATCATTATTTGGAGACACGATCTGTACCAGTAACAGAAGACGGGAAAAGGTATGATGAATGTGTCTACGAAGGCCAGTTAACTGAGATCCCAGACCTTGAACATTCAGTGCTGGGTATAATGGAACGGGAAACgaggaacaaaaaaaaacaatgcagCCAAACTGAAACATAAATCGATATGAATAACGGAGAAGACACACATATACAGATCCATGCATCCACAATATCAATAGGTTTTCTAACAAGTTAACATAGGAAAGCACCGTAGTACTGTCGAGCAATCATATACTAGTAGTAAATTGGTAAAGCTGCTGATTAAGATCTCACCAGTCCTTAAAAATCAGTGTCCATGGGAAGGGAACAAAGAGATCTAGCGCAAATCTGTTGCGAACAAAACCAATGCGGAGATAATCTGGATCTAACCCTAGGAAACAACTAGGAGTAGGAAAGATGCGCAACTTGGCAGAGGAAATACACAATCGATCAGAAGCATCATAGTACAGTACACCGTCAACCCATGCATCATATCGATCAGGCATCGAACACTCACCTCGGCGTAGCGCACGCCGTGGTTGGCGAAGGTGTCTATGAGTGAGCGGCTGTCGGCGCGCCAGGGGAGGTTGCCAACATGGGCACGGCGCTCATCCGTAGGCGTAAGCCCGCCATGGCCAACATCGGCGTTCATGAAGTCGTCATCCCGCCACGGACACGTCATCTGCTAAACCCTAACCAGGACGCGCAGGAGAGAGAGGAATGGAGGGTTTTCCTTGATCCCAACAGGAAAGGAAAAGAGAGGCTGCGAGATTGTTCTCTTCTTTGATGACGAGCCCACGTATATATAAGGGGAGCCGACCACAAGGATCGGACTATCATGTGCCGTGGGATCAATTTTTTTCATCACATAGCGTGGGATCACCGAGTAAAACCTAGGTGGATGGGgtagttagagcatgtctaacaagccccgtatattttcgccccttaaaacgcgagtagagggccctgtattcacttttcgccggccgaaaattCGTccaagctagcagaccccgtatatcTAAACTGTAAAAGGGAATATTCCCAAatatgccaaaaaaaaaattcatcttcttcatcctctccttcttcctcctctggccaCAGCCACAGCCCCTGCCCAGCCCCTGCCCCGCCCCGTCCCGgccggcccccgccgccgcgcctgccGCCGGCCCacggccgcccgccgccgcccgccaaggccgcgcccgcgcccgcgcgctCGCCCTGCGCCGCGCGCCCGCACCCGCCCCGCGCCCTGCCTacctcgtgccgccgccgcccgccacggcTGCGCGCGAGCCACGGCCGGCCACGCCCGCACCGGCTGCGCCCGctcccgccccggccgccgccggccctggCCGCGTGCCCgcacgccggccgcgcccgctcccgctccggatgcccgccatggccgcgccggcTCCAATGGACAGAAGCAGTTGCTAGCTGAAATTTCAGCCCGCCAAAGgtgaggggttggccctgtattcccCCTCCCGCCCCGCACAAGTAaggggcgacgacccgccccgtactcgaaaacagcaaaaatcgaAGCGGGGGCcgattttacggggtctgctagacggccgggtagagctctaccccgtatatcggcggttattatacgggtttggcccttttaaggggtctgttagacctgctcttagtaTTTCGCGCGACTAGCTCATCCAATTTTTAAGGAACCATATCCCGGATGTCTAGGGTGTAACCTACAAATCATGTTTTGTTTCCGTCCTCATAATAAATCTCAATCACCCCTGATTGTTCAGTTACCATGAAAGTTTATTTCATGACAATAGTACAAAACAGTGCTTTTAAGATGGACAGCGTCGAGGATCCTCCGGAGGCTGCAAATCCCCCAGCCTCCAGGTCCCCCACAGTTGGATCAAACCAATTTAGACCGTTAGATCGACTTATGTGTTCAGTTTTGTCTCAATCCCACTTTTACTTCATTGAAGCAAAGAAAGTCCCGTTAAAACGATTCAactgaaaaaagaaagagagttgtTGGAGACTTATTTAGACTTTGCTTCGTCGTAGCAAAAAATCTCcaggcttttgcttcattgaagcaaaatagGATTCACCCAGAAATAGAAAAGAGGAAAATATCGTCGAACGGAGACCTCATCGCAGAACTCGCCGGAGGCATTGTAGCATAAAATTTATACTAAAGTAACAATACCGTTGACTATTTGCAGCATCATTGATGCCTATTTGCAGCTCTTGCAGCTCCGACGAACCGCCTTTGTAGCATTGCCGATGCCCTTTTGCAGCACCGCCGCTGACGGTTTGCAGCTCCGGCGAGTAGCCTTTGCAGCACCGCCGATGCCCATTTGCAGCACCGCCGCGGACAGTTTGCAACACCGTGGATGCCAATTTGGAGCTCGCATTTGCAACTCCAATAAGCAGCCTTTTGCAACACAAAATTCCTTCATTTACATCTATGGCAGGC contains:
- the LOC124663631 gene encoding glycine-rich RNA-binding protein GRP1A-like gives rise to the protein MTCPWRDDDFMNADVGHGGLTPTDERRAHVGNLPWRADSRSLIDTFANHGVRYAEVIVDRETGRSRGFGFVTFDDSKSMNSAIKDMNGQELGGRNITVSQANQRSRR